TCCAGAAAATTACGATTTTCAAAAGCAGTATTTCGAGGATAATAAGGAAAAGTATGGATTCTAAAGTCTTTCTAGATGCCAATTTCCTACTTGATTTCTTGCTGAAACGTAAGGGATATGATATTGCCTTTCAGTTATTATCTCTCGCCCAAAAAAGAAAAATAAAGGCATTTACAAATCCTTCGATAATTCAAACCATTTCTTTTTATCTTCAGAAAAATTTCGACCCTACAATTTCGAAAGTACTTCTACTTGAATTGCTAAAAATACTAACGATTGTAGAAACAGATCAGGAAACAATCCTAAATGCTCTCAATTCGCCCATTAAAGACATAGAAGACGCCATCCATTATTACACCGTCTTAAAACACCAACTGGATTACCTGATTACCAATGACATTGATTTTTTAAAGCTGGACAGTTCTCTTATAAGTATCAAAACTCCGACAGATTTTTTGAAATTGTTCCAAGATTAAACAATAGAAAAGGAGGCTACAAACTTAAAATTCCTTATCACAGATTCGGCCTACCTCACCATTAAGGTCGTATACCTTGAATATTGATAATTTAACGGATTTTCACTAACCCGAAATGGTACATTTTTATCAAAAAGCTCCGCTAGCTTTTTATTCA
This genomic interval from Pseudopedobacter saltans DSM 12145 contains the following:
- a CDS encoding putative toxin-antitoxin system toxin component, PIN family encodes the protein MDSKVFLDANFLLDFLLKRKGYDIAFQLLSLAQKRKIKAFTNPSIIQTISFYLQKNFDPTISKVLLLELLKILTIVETDQETILNALNSPIKDIEDAIHYYTVLKHQLDYLITNDIDFLKLDSSLISIKTPTDFLKLFQD